In one window of Mus pahari chromosome 3, PAHARI_EIJ_v1.1, whole genome shotgun sequence DNA:
- the Blcap gene encoding bladder cancer-associated protein, which produces MYCLQWLLPVLLIPKPLNPALWFSHSMFMGFYLLSFLLERKPCTICALVFLAALFLICYSCWGNCFLYHCSDSPLPESAHDPGVVGT; this is translated from the coding sequence ATGTATTGCCTCCAGTGGCTGCTGCCCGTCCTCCTCATCCCCAAGCCCCTCAACCCCGCTCTGTGGTTCAGCCACTCCATGTTCATGGGCTTCTACCTGCTCAGCTTCCTCCTGGAACGGAAACCTTGCACAATATGTGCCTTGGTTTTCCTGGCAGCCCTCTTTCTCATCTGCTATAGCTGCTGGGGAAATTGTTTCCTGTACCACTGCTCCGATTCCCCACTTCCAGAATCAGCCCATGACCCCGGTGTTGTGGGCACCTAA